The genomic interval GGGCGGCCCAGGCTCCAGCCCCTTCGCGGACCTGGCGCCTGGTGCTGTGCACATGCGGGTCAAAGAGGGCAGCAAGATTCGGAACCTGCTGGCTTTCGCCACTGCCAGCATGGCGCAGCCAGCCACGCGCGCCATCGTCTTCAGCGGCTGCGGTCGGGCCACCACCAAGACCGTCACGTGCGCTGAGATCCTCAAGCGCCGCCTGGCGGGCCTGCATCAGGTCACGCGGCTGCGCTACCGGAGCGTGCGCGAGGTGTGGCAGAGCCTCCCGCCTGGGCCCACACCCGGTCAGAAGCCTGGCGAGCCGGCCGCCAGTCTCAGTGTACTTAAGAATGTGCCCAGCCTCGCCATCCTACTTTCCAAGGATGCACTGGATCCGTGCCAACCCGGCTACCAGCCCCCGAGCTCCCATCCTGGACCCTCGTCCCAGACAGCTGCACCAGCGTCCAAGAGGAGCCTAGGGGAACCTGCGGCTGGAGAAGGCTCTTCGAAGCGGTTACAGCCTGAGCCAAGCGCTGCGGAAGAGGACCAGACAGCCTGAGAGCTCGTGCGTCTGGGCCACGTAGACACGCTGGATCTCACCCCCAGGGCCTCGACCTTGAGACGCATCTCCAGCCTTTCACGCCTCGGTGCTCTGGACATAGCTCCTCAGACGGTCAGCATAGACCCCAAGGCAACGAGAGGGACCCCAGGGAAGCTTCGTTCCACCACTTGTGTTGTCTGAAGATGCAGAACTCCACCTTCAGCTTTTCTGAGCCATGCTGGAACCTTCTTCAGGGAGGGAGTGGTGGACCATGGGACTCCTGAGCCTTGCTCAGGACCCCCAAGGGTTAAAGGCATGCAGTAGTCAtgagtcccccccacccccgggtgtAACCTTAGGAGAGCTCTTGGAATCACCTCCACCATTGACTGGTTGAGGGCAAGGGGTGAGAAAAGGACTGCTTGAAGGCAAGGGAGTCTGAGTTGATGGGGGTCTGTTCTGCCCCTCACCTGGGGAGACTGCTACCTTCCTAGTTTTCCTTACCCTGCTATCAAGGAGCATCTTGAGACGAGGTGCAGGGCCACCTCTATGGGCTCTAGCTTTTTTAACAACCCTCTTTCCCACTGGCCCAGAAGGAGAGACCCAGGACAAAACTCTTCGCCTTCTCCCCTGAGTCTCAGAGCTGGAGTCGTGCttctaataaaataaacacaaaaatggcTCTGGCCCTAGGTTTCTTCTTTAGCACTTAACCTATATGGAAACTGCTTTGGCCTGCCCTGCTATGTCTCAGTCCCCTCCAGCCTGGAGACTTTGGCTTTTGGAGTCTTCACAGTCAGACACAGAGACTGGACAGCTTCAAACTGGTACGAGAAGCACATTGCCCgctccctggcttctccctct from Mustela erminea isolate mMusErm1 chromosome 5, mMusErm1.Pri, whole genome shotgun sequence carries:
- the RPP25 gene encoding ribonuclease P protein subunit p25, which produces MAKPASPRSGQRRRMENFRKVRSEEAPVGGGAEGGGPGSSPFADLAPGAVHMRVKEGSKIRNLLAFATASMAQPATRAIVFSGCGRATTKTVTCAEILKRRLAGLHQVTRLRYRSVREVWQSLPPGPTPGQKPGEPAASLSVLKNVPSLAILLSKDALDPCQPGYQPPSSHPGPSSQTAAPASKRSLGEPAAGEGSSKRLQPEPSAAEEDQTA